CGGCGTTTGGGTTGCTTGGCGTCATCGCGGCGCCCATCTTCTATGCCTACATCAAGCGTGAGTTGGTGCTCTCCAAGCTGATTTGAGCGCGCGGGCGGCGCACGCCGCTGCACTCAGCCCGCTCGCGGTGCACGACGCATTGGCCAGCGCCCGTGCTCCGCCAGCACCGATGTGCTGAGCGTGTCCGTGGGCGTTGCACTGAGTCAGCGAAATACCACGGTCTTCGTGTCGTTGAGCACGATGCGGTGCTCGACGTGCCACTTCACCGCCCGCGCAAGGGTCACGCATTCGACGTCCCGACCCACGGCCGTCAGTTCGTCGGGCGTCATGCTATGGTCGACGCGTTCGACTTCCTGCTCGATGATTGGACCTTCATCCAAATCCGTGGTCACGTAGTGCGCGGTGGCGCCGATCAGCTTCACACCGCGGTCAAACGCCTGGTAGTACGGTTTCGCCCCCTTAAAGCTGGGCAAAAACGAATGATGGATATTGATGGCCCGGCCGGCCAGCTTCTCGCACAGCTCGCCCGACAAAATTTGCATGTAACGCGCCAACACGACAAGGTCCACGCCGTGGTGCTCGACCAACTCCAGGACGCGGGCTTCCTGTGCCGCCTTGGCCTGCGGCGTGCCGTCGGCCAGCGGTAGATAGTGGAATGGGATGTTGTAGCTCGCCGCGAGTTGGTAGAAGTCCTGGTGGTTCGACACGATCGCCGGGATCTCGATCGCAAGCTGACCGGTGCGGTAACGGAACAACAAGTCGTTCAGACAATGACCGATCTTGGACACCATGATCATCACGCGCGACTTGGCGTTCGCATCGTGCAATTCCCAGCGCATGCCGAATTGCTCGGCCAGCGTCGCAAAACTGGCGCGCAGCGCGTGTAGGCCGGGATCGCCGCCCACCTGCTGGAAGTGCACACGCATGAAGAACTCGCCGGTGCGACTGTCGCCAAACTGTGCGGAATCCAGAATATTGCTGCCTCGCTCGAACAGGAATCCGGACACCGCATGCAC
This sequence is a window from Mycetohabitans rhizoxinica HKI 454. Protein-coding genes within it:
- the purU gene encoding formyltetrahydrofolate deformylase — encoded protein: MATEHSFILKLACADRPGIVHAVSGFLFERGSNILDSAQFGDSRTGEFFMRVHFQQVGGDPGLHALRASFATLAEQFGMRWELHDANAKSRVMIMVSKIGHCLNDLLFRYRTGQLAIEIPAIVSNHQDFYQLAASYNIPFHYLPLADGTPQAKAAQEARVLELVEHHGVDLVVLARYMQILSGELCEKLAGRAINIHHSFLPSFKGAKPYYQAFDRGVKLIGATAHYVTTDLDEGPIIEQEVERVDHSMTPDELTAVGRDVECVTLARAVKWHVEHRIVLNDTKTVVFR